From Elstera cyanobacteriorum:
CACGCAAACTGAAAATTCTGTTTCCGAACAAATCATTATTCTGTATTGTTCATATTGGCACAGAGATCGCTTGTCGGCGTTGCACGATAGGCGGGCTTACGCGCCGGGTCGGATGTAAGGATAGGGACGCCAAACATGGGCATCAAACGGCACTTTGACCAGGCCTCAGCATGGCGGCGCGGTATGCGCGCGGCTTTGGCGACGGCATTTCTGGCTTGCGCCGCCGTCACGGCAACCTCCCCCGCTCTGGCCCAAACCGTCCGTATCAAGGATGTGGCGAACTTCGAAGGCGTTCGCGATAACCAATTGATCGGTTACGGGTTGGTGGTCGGCCTGAATGGCACCGGCGACAGTTTGAACCGCGCGATCTTCACCCGCGAATCGCTGCTGGGGATGCTGGAGCGTCTGGGGGTTAATGCCCGCACCGCGAATAATGAAATGCGCACGAAGAACCTCGCGGCGGTGATGGTGACGGCCAATCTGCCGCCCTTCGCCCGCCAAGGCGCGCGCATTGATGTGTCCGTCTCCGCGCTCGGCGATGCCACCTCCTTGCAGGGTGGCACGCTGCTGGTTACACCGCTGATGGGCGCGGATGGCGAAGTTTATACGGTTGCGCAGGGCGCGGTCGCCATTTCCGGGTTCGCGGCGCGCGGCGCGGCGGCTTCCGTCACGCGCGGGGTGCCCACCTCGGGCCGGATTGCTAACGGCGGCCTTGTCGAACGCGAAGTCGGGTTCGAACTGGCGGCGCTGAACTCCGTGCGTCTGTCGATGCGCAACCCGGATTTCACCACGGCCCGCCGTGTCGCGACTGCCGTCAATGCCTTCCTTGGCGCGCAAGCCGCGAAGCCGCTCGATCCCGCGACCATCGAAATCGCCGTGCCGCCGCGCTATCAGGGCGATACGGTCGCGATGCTCACCGATATTGAAAACCTGCCGATCCAGCCGGATTCGGTGGCTAAGATCGTTATCGACGAGCGGAACGGCGTGATCGTCATGGGCGAAAACGTGCGCATCAGCACCGTTGCCGTCGCCCAGGGTAACCTTACCATCCGCATTACCGAAACCCCGCAGGTCTCGCAGCCGAACCCCTTCGCCCCGGGCGCTACGGCGCTGGCGGGCATTCCGGGCCAGAACAGCCAGACCTTCGACGCCAATGGCAATCTTACGCAGCAAAGCAACCAGCAGGGCCAGTCCGGTCTGCTGGGCGGCGGCGCGCAGACCGTTGTCGTGCCGCGTACTCAGATCGAAGTTGACGATCAGGCCGGGCGCCGCCTAGCGGTTCTCCCCTCCGGCGTGACCTTGGGCGAGTTGGTATCGGGCCTCAACGCCTTGGGCGTCGGGCCACGCGACCTGATCACCATTCTGCAAACGATCAAAGCCGCCGGTGCGTTGCAGGCGGATATCGAAATCCTCTAAGCCCGGAAGCGCTGCCATGACCTCCAGCCCCATTCTTCCCGGTACGGACCTGTCGGCCAGCCGCGAAAAGGCGCTCAGCAATTCGCTGAACACCCGCATGCCGACGACGGCCAATGAGGCCGTGGCCGAACGCACGGGCCGCGAGTTCGAAGCGATGTTCCTGTCGCAAATGCTGCAACCGATCTTCGAGACGGTGAAAACCGATGGGATGTTCGGTGGCGGCGCGGGCGAGGATGCCTTTAAGAATCTGCTGGTCGATGAATACGGCAAGATCATCGCCAAATCGGGCGGTGTCGGCATTGCCGATCAGGTGAAGCGCCAGATTCTCGATTT
This genomic window contains:
- a CDS encoding flagellar basal body P-ring protein FlgI, giving the protein MRAALATAFLACAAVTATSPALAQTVRIKDVANFEGVRDNQLIGYGLVVGLNGTGDSLNRAIFTRESLLGMLERLGVNARTANNEMRTKNLAAVMVTANLPPFARQGARIDVSVSALGDATSLQGGTLLVTPLMGADGEVYTVAQGAVAISGFAARGAAASVTRGVPTSGRIANGGLVEREVGFELAALNSVRLSMRNPDFTTARRVATAVNAFLGAQAAKPLDPATIEIAVPPRYQGDTVAMLTDIENLPIQPDSVAKIVIDERNGVIVMGENVRISTVAVAQGNLTIRITETPQVSQPNPFAPGATALAGIPGQNSQTFDANGNLTQQSNQQGQSGLLGGGAQTVVVPRTQIEVDDQAGRRLAVLPSGVTLGELVSGLNALGVGPRDLITILQTIKAAGALQADIEIL
- a CDS encoding rod-binding protein; its protein translation is MTSSPILPGTDLSASREKALSNSLNTRMPTTANEAVAERTGREFEAMFLSQMLQPIFETVKTDGMFGGGAGEDAFKNLLVDEYGKIIAKSGGVGIADQVKRQILDFQAHQDAGKQAAQNTGGSITLSVDAMRAAYRKAGADEGKAPTVAAPQTATAEPPVEAAPQAAVKVQKLKG